Genomic segment of Grus americana isolate bGruAme1 chromosome 31, bGruAme1.mat, whole genome shotgun sequence:
CCTCCGGCTTTGCGCTGCAGTAAATCATCAGGATCTGTTTGCTCTGGCCAGCCAAGCAGGGTCAAAAGCAAATCCATTCCTGGAAGCGCTGGGCTTGGCGTGCCCTGGGGTCGGGCCTCCGTCTGCTGCGGTTCCTTCCCCAGGGTGGCACATGGGGCTCTGACGGGGCTGCCTGGGAGGGCCGGTCCCACCGTGTCGCCTGGCTCTGGCGGGAAGCGGAGCACCCCAGGGGCCGTGCCGCTGCTGCTAGCCCTGGGTGAGCCCCCTCATCCCAACGGGATAGCGCGGGGGGCGGCTGGAGCCAAGCTGGCGGCCGTCCGAGCGCAGGCCGCACCGCGGTTGTTTTGCGCTCTCTGCAATGTTGCCTTAGTGACGCTGGCTTCCTTCCCCTCGCATGGTTTCTCAGTCTCCGGCAGCTCCACCTCCGCCCCGCGCCTCGGCTCTTGCATCGCGGCCAAGACCCGCGGGGAACGCGCTGCCCGCGAGGACATGTGATACAACTCCCTGCTCGGCTGTTTGCTTTCGGGGACGGGAAGCCAGTCCTGGGCGGACAGGCTGGCCGGGGTCCCGGAGGCACCCTGGCCCcacgctgccctgccctggccccacGTCTGGGCGGTGAGCTGCTGGTGCCGTGCACCCCGCCGCAGGATCCGGCCTCTGCCCCGGCCGGGTCTGGAGGAACTGGCAGTGAGGTGCGTCTGGGCCGGGCAGTGCAGTGACCCCCCCTCACCCGCTGGGCCCCAAGGGCCGCCCAGAGGGGAGCAGCCTCCCGGTGGGGGCTGGAGGCTGTGAGCGTGGCGGGGAggaagggtttgggttaggCACGGCGTGGGCAGCACggagcaggcaggctgcaggcactgctggggggcTGGGCAAGGGTGGGACTGTCAGGGTTGCAATGTTTGGCTTGGGGGGTGGCTGGGAACCCCCCGGCCCAGGCATTCCCGGTGGAGTTTCCCATCTAGCATCTCATTCCAGTTCTCCCCTTGCTTTCGGTGAGCTCTGGAGCCCACCATTTCTGGGGGCGGCTGGGGCATGCCTGAGGAAGGCTCCTTCCtcggggggcagctggggaggttTCGGGGAGCTGCCAGACCACCCCAGCAGAGCAGTCTCACTGAGCTCTGGGATTTCACACTCTTCCTGCTCCCGGCAGCCTTCCCATCTCTCCTGCGCCAAGACCAGCAGCGCTTGCCTGTCCCTCTGCATGTCCTCGTGCATTGCCCACGGCAGGAGGCGCAGGGATTCCCCGGAGAtgtgggaaactgaggcacaagtgggctgcctgcctgcccaggaTTGCCCAAGAGGCTGATCCTGGATCAggcttcctgctcctcctcctccccagcagccccggccccgctgagCAGCAGGTTCAGACAGCggagggacaggcagcagctctcGCCCACCCTCCCCGAGGAGCTGTCGGTGCTCACCCCTGGCAGAGCCGAGCAGAGGGCTGCAGGCTCTGGGGCACCTGGGCCACAGCTCTGGGCATTGCAGCCGCctgggctgccctgctccccgctCATGTTCCCTGTCCCATTTCTCTGCAGGTGACTGTTCCCAAGATGTCCCTCTGGAGCATCGTCTCCCACATGCCGCCGGAGGAGTTCAGCGGTCTCTTCACAGAGTTTCCCCGCAGCCTGCGCTGTCTCCTGGCCGACTGGCTGGAGAACCAGCCCTGGTGAGTCCCCCGGTGCCCGTGGGCACTGCCCTGCCCCAGCGTAGCACCCCACACACCCGTGCCCAGACTGGGCAGTGTCcggggtcagctgccctgggggggctgagctgagcaggGGGAGCCCAGCTCGGGAAGAGGAGGGTGCTGGTGACAGGCCCTGTCCATGGGTCCAGAtgaggtgggtgaggaggcCAGGGTCTGCGCGGGGCATCCAATCAGGAGCAAAAGGAGACAGGGCTGGAGGCAGAACCACAGCATTAATTCAAGGGGCCCATCCAGGAGAcgaggctgcaggcagggccgggACAGAGGCAGGCATGCTTGCAGTGTAGCCGAGGAAGGGCCTCGGGACCCTGAATGGGACATGAGTGGAGGTCCTGGACCCACGGGCAGAGAGTGCAGCTCTCTGggtgaggctggtcagggtCTGTTAGTGCCCACAGGGTCTGGACTGCTGCAACCCTGTGTTTGCAGTGGCAGCAACCACGGGCATGGCCTGGCCAGAGTCCCCTTGTTGTGCCTACGAAATAGTAACAGCGATGAATGATTATCCCCGTTACAGGCTCACCCAGGCTTTCCAAGGAGCTTCTCCTTTGCACGGTGCAATGACTGtccccctgcctgcaggcaggcagaaaaGCCCCCGCAGCACATCCTCCTGCCTTGCAGGGCCATGGCCGTGCAGGTGCTGCAGTGCTCTGGCCAGAGGAGCAGTGCACAAGACCACATTGCGACGCTGGGCAAGGGGGGCTGGTCCCTGGCACGTGGTTGCAGGACCCACGGCACACAGCTTGGGCTGAGGCACGGTGGTGGGGGTCACGCTGCAGGGATGAGGCATGGTGGAGGTGGGCGGGTAAGCGTGCAGCAGCTGGGTGTACACGTGGGAGAGGTTTCGGAAGGTCACGTCCTCTCTGGGGAACTGCCTCATCCCGCTCAGAGTGCAGTTCGCCCTTGTTCACGCAGCAAATTTCCCCTAGAAATCCAGCCGGCACTGGGTTACACACCAGGGTGACAGGAAGGCGGGTGTCCCCATCCTCCCTGGGGCGAGCGTGGGGCTCGGGATTGCACAGGGGAGGGTGGAGGATTTGTGCTCATCCACCCAACCCTTTCCTCTCTCCAGGGAGTTCATCAATGGCTCGGACGCCTTCTGCACCAGCGTGGCCAGCGGGATGCTCTCAGCCATGCTGGAGAAGCTCCgcagtgctgccagcagcgACGGGCAGCAGTGCCAGATCCTCCAGCAAGTCAGCAGCGTGGAGGTGCGTGGGGGCTGGGCGTGGGGACCCTCGGGGCCGTGTTGCACTGGGATCGTGGCTGGCTGCCAAAGAAGATTTGATTATTTTATGCTTTGGATTCATTGGTTCAACCACCACTTGAAGGGGCCGATGCTGCAAGCCGGTACCCCCTTGACACCTGTTTCAAGGCCATTGCCGTCTGTGAGCAGCAAGCTTGTGTGGACTCAGTGACTGGGGTTTTCGAGGCACTTCAGGGGAACagggggggtttgtttgtgtCCCAGGGCTGACCCCCAGCTTGCCACAGTGCTTGGGCTGTCACGGCTGCAATCGCTGTTCCCCTTGGCTCTCCGCCCCCCGCCCACAAGGCTTTCCAGCTTCCCATTGCTGCCGCGGTTCTGCAGCCCGTTCAGTGCCCAGCAGCCCTCGGGGAGCTGCCCCCCATGGGCACATCCTCCCAGGCCCCATGCCAGACCCTGTCCCCGTGGGGAGGCTCCCCATGGCCCACGGCTCTGCTTGCCCCCAGCCGCCCACACCCGGGTGGCTGCCTCACCAGATGTTCCCCATTTTCTGCTCGAGCGTTTGATTTCTCCTTCCTCCGTGCCGTGTGTTGTGCTGCGTTTCCTCCTGCcgtgtgtgcatgtgcgtgcTGGGTTTCTTTTCCTGGGCTGTTTCTCTTTATCAAGGTCTGTTTGAAttgctctctgtctctcttccatCCTCTGTGATTGCAGATTTAACCCCTGTACTCTCTCTCCTGCCAGCGAAGCTCTTAGCGTAAGGGCTGAGTGGTGCTCGCTCCCAGAGCCCTGTTCTGGTTGAAAGCCCTGCTTTTTTGGTAacagacatttttaatatacaacATTTGGGAAGGGGTCAGCTTTGGTCATAACTTCTGGGGAACAGAGTAACTTTCCAAAACAAGACTGTCACttattttttgaaattgttGTAGGAAAATGTGCAGATGTTTCAGCTTAggttcttttatttaaaatgctgaagaagAGCCACCCCAACATGTTCCCTCCTCCCACCGTCCCTCATCCTGGAAGAGCAAACTCTCATTTCTCCCGAGCTCCCTGCCACTTGTGAGCCTGGGCAGGACgcaggggctgctccctgcagaggggagggaagcgCTGGCTGTTGCTGCTGCCCCACGGCGTGGGCGGTGGGAGCTAGGTGCTCTCCCACGAGATAAATGTGGGGGAAGCAGCTGGGTGGAGTGGGATGGGAAACTGGCTGTTGGGAGACCAAACCTGAGCCTGTTGTCCCCTCAACCCCAGAGCTGGCAGGGTTTGCCCCAgtgccagcccagggctgctggtgcCGCATCGGGTGCAGGGGGTCCAGGGGGCCGATCGAGGAGCCGCCTCCCAGCCAGCACGGGAAGCCGCTGAGCACGCTATCCGGCAGTTCGCCGTTgcgctctgctgctgttttgggaAGTAGCTAATTTGGGAAATGCACGAAGGCCGGAGGAGCTGGCATGGGGCGCAGGGAGCTGGAGCCAGCAGGGAAATTCCTTTCCCTGTTTTCGGTGGAAAGTGTTGATCCACCCAGGCCAGGGCAGCTGGGAGAATCTTCCCCAGGTGTCAGGCTGGTGGGTCTCGAGGAGATGCttgcagaaataatttgctttcttttgatttttttttttaatttgaagttgatttggggtttttttatgcacAGTTTAAAATGGGTTTAAGGCTGGAAATTAGCTCCATCAGAACAGCAGCGAGTTGTGGTCTGTCATGAAACCCCTGAGTCTGACTTAGCACCCTTTGTTGTGGGAAGGGGGCCTGAAACGCATGAATGAGGTGGGaaggggccggggctggggtgCGCGCGTCCTGCCCCACTAACACCCTGGGCTTGGCTCCCCTGCAGAACACCTACCGGCGGGACCCACTGCGGCTGGTTGCCGTCCTGAAAGCGATCCTGGAGGGAGAGAAGGCCGCCGTGCTCAAGAGGGTGCGTGGTCCCTGCCCCCCTCCTGGGGCGCCCCGAGGCGTGGGGCCGGCTCTGGGCCCCGCTCacccctctctgctctgccccaggaCCGCCACCTGCCCCTCAGCTTCCACCGGCGGCAAGAGGAGCTGAAGTtcagcctggggctgcagcggcTGCAGCATCGCGTCCATGAGATCCAGGCACTGCGGGACAGCTCTGCAGGTGAGGGGCCAGGGCAGGACGGGTCCCTGGCATGCCCCcccctggggtgctgggcagTGCAATGCAGACACTGGCTCCCTGCACTAACAGGGCCACCCCTGTCCttcctccacagcctctccgCAGCTGAACATGCGGGACTCGcagctgaaaacagaagggaagcCCCCGGAGAGCGTGAGTGGGGGTCTGGGGCACCGGGGGAAAgccggcagctctgcctgctggggAGGGTGCAAACCAGCTCTGGGGCAGCGAGGCAGCACAGGGACGGTGGTCTCGGTGCCCTGAGGGGTGACGGTGTAGGGCTGCGGGTCTCTGCTGGGGCAACAGTGCAATGCAGAACCCCTGGCTCCCCCAGGAGCTGCCCACCCTGATCCTGGAGGCCATGAAAGAGCTGGAGGTGGCCAAGCAGCAGGTACTGAAGAGGATCCAAATCtggaagaggcagcagcagctggcagggaaCGGGGCCCTCTTTGAGGAGAACCTAGCTCCACTGCAGAAGAGGTGAGACGGCATGGGGCAGAGACAGGGGACCCAGAGCaaccctcctgcccctctgctcccctgggaGTGGGGAGCCCACAGGCTGGAGGGACTCTGGGAGAGTGGTGGTCTGGCTCTGCTTTGGCTGAGGGTTCCCCTTTCCCCATGGTTTCCTTGGCAGGTGCGAGAGCCTGGTCGAGGTTTACTTCCAGCTGCACCAGCAGGTGATGGCGGCGAGCGcggagctgggagctgagctgctgccccGACTCCTGGAGCGGTTCAACGAGGTGTTATCCAGCCTGGTCAAGAGGTAATGGGTGGGAGGGCCGTGGTGGCAGAAGGGCGAGGTGGGTCTGCAGATGTtggtggcagagctggtgggggtgctgtgctgggcacCATTGTCTCCCCTTGTCCCCCAGCTCCTTCCTGGTGGAGAAGCAGCCCCCACAGGTGCTGAAGACCCAGACCAAGTTCCAGGCAAGTGTCCGGTTCCTGCTGGGCCCccagctgctgaaagcatcagCCAAGCCCTACATGGTGCGGGCCGACATGGTGACGGAGAAGCAGGCACGGGAGCTGGCGCTCAGCGCCTACAGCAATGCCCTCAGGTGAGCAGCTGGCTGGACAGCGCGGGGACGAGGGGGCCGTCACGCCGCCGCACCTCCCCtgacctcctcctctgcccagcGAGAGCACAGGGGAGATCATGCATAACGTGGTGGCCCTGGAGACCAACCCCACCAGTGGGACCTGCTGTGCCAACTTCAAGAACGTGGTGAGTGCTACCAGCGAGGGGCTGTACGGGGGCcgcaggacaggcagggggCTTcgctggggtgctgggaggctCCAAGGCTGAGCCATCCAggagggtgggctggggggcCCTGAGGCAGATGCTTGCCCAGGGGTGACACTcagctgtcccctccccagctgctgaagaagatCAAGCGCTGCGAGCGGAAGGGGTCCGAGTCAGTGACAGAGGAGAAGTGTGCCGTCCTGTTCAGCACCACCGTGGCCCTGACCCCTAGCAACCTCTCCGTCCACCTCCAGGTACTGGCCCCTCTCCTGCgggatggggacaggcagcacTGAATCGTCCCCCATGGGACGCCCAGGCCCCGGACAACTTGGTGCAGAGCCCCTGGGACGGTCCCagggcagccagccctgcttcACTTGGGGGGGCCTCGGGGCTGAGGGGGGGCCGCTCTCTGCCCCCAGGTTCTGTCTCTGCCCATCGTGGTCATTGTCCACGGGAACCAGGACAATAACGCCAAAGCAACCGTGCTGTGGGATAACGCCTTCTCCGAGATTGTGAGTGCCACGAGGGGCTGCAGGGCGAGGAAAGGAGCTGCTGGGACGCCGGGGCTGGGTCCAGCTCTGGGATGGGAACGGCCGGCAGGCTGGGGCAGGAACCCTGGCATGTGGATGGGATGCAGCGGGCTGGGATGGGGCAGCGGGTGAGCCGCTGTCCTGATGTTGTCCGGCCCTGCCGCAGGACCGGGTGCCCTTTGTGGTGGCCGAGCGGGTGCCCTGGGAGAAGATGTGTGATACGCTGAACCTGAAGTTCATGGCAGAGGTGCAGACCACCAAGGGGCTTCTCAAGGAGCACTACTTCTTCCTGGCCCAGAAGATCTTCAATGACCACAGTGCCAGCCTCGAGGACTTTCAGAGCCGCAGCGTCTCCTGGGCCCAGTTCAACAAGGTTACTGGGAGGGCTGgccagggtgggcaggggcCGGCATGGTCCTGGGGAGCCTCACACTCCCTCTCTGCCGCAGGAGATCCTGCCCGGTCGGGGATTCACCTTCTGGCAGTGGTTTGATGGAGTCCTTGACCTCACCAAGAGATGCCTCAAAAGTTACTGGTCAGACAGGTGGGTGCCCAGGGGGACCAAGTGGGATTTCGTGGCTGCTCCAGGACCAGCCCTGGGGAGTCCTGGTTCCACCCCTCCACCCTGGTGCTGGCCCCCTCTCCCATCTGTCCATCCTTCCAGGCTCATCATCGGCTTTATCAGCAAGCAGTACGTCTGCAAACTCCTGAGCACAGAGCCTGACGGGACCTTCCTGCTCCGCTTCAGTGACTCGGAGATCGGGGGTGTCACTATTGCTCACGTCATCCGGGGCAAGGATGGTGAGACTGGGGGGACAGCGGCTGCTCTCAGTGCTGTGAAGGGGAGGTGTCATCATGGCCTGGGGATATCTGGTGTTATGGGGACCAGACAACAGAGCCCCACGCCATGTCTCCCCACAGGATCCAGCCAGGTGGAGAACATCCAGCCCTTCTCTGCCAAGGACCTGTCCATCCGGTCCCTCGGTGACCGCATCCGTGACCTGGGGCAGCTCCGCAACCTctaccccaacacccccaaggACCAGGCATTTGGGAGTCACTACAACAGTGAGTGGGTGGGAGCAGAGATGGGCCCTGGGCTTCACACCTGCCTCTCCAGCAAGGCTGCGGGGagaagcagggaagaggggTTTGGGGTCCCACCCAGGTCCTGCTGGCCCCAGAACTCGCGGGGGGGCCAGTGCTGCCCAAGAGGGTTGGCACGGCACGGCCTCGTGCTGGGATGGTAGTTTACCGGTGCTTCTCTCTGAGCAGAAGAGCAGACAGGCAAGGACGGCCGGGGCTACGTCTCCACCGCCATCAAGATGACAGTGGAAAGCGAAAGGTGGGTGTGCATGAGAGGCCGTGGCCGCGCTGGAGGTGTGTGCACAGGCGCTGCCCAGCTGCTCCGGGCCAGGGCTTGCACAGACGTCACCAGGTTGGCCCGCGCATcgctgctgggcagggggatTTCTGACCGGGCAAAACGGGGATGTGCTTGTGAGCGAGGAATCCCCCGTGGGTATCCCGAGCTGCAGCGGAGCACGTCTGTGAGCGCACCGCCCTCTCCACGAGTGAGCGCTGACTTGCACGTGAGCCTCTTCGAAGGCTGGACCTTGCAGTGCGCAAGTCCTGCCTGTGCTCATGGGGATGATGCATTTTTGCAGGGACCAGCAGCCCCAGAACGCTGCAGGGGGCTCCCCCGAAGCCTCCCAGGCTCAGATGTTCAGCCTGCCCGTGCTACAGCCCGAGCTGCACCCTGAGAGCCTGCAGTCAGTGCTCAGCCCCATCTGGTGAGTGCCCAGCCGtgccctgggcagaggcagACCTGCTCTGCCAGGCGTGGGCTGGGATGGGAGAGGGCTGTGGTGGAGAACACCCTCGGATGCCAACCCCTCCATGTCTGCGCTtgcagccctcctgctcccttctGCCCCCAGCCCGTCCCCACAGGCTACCCCACAGGTGAAAGCAACATCAACATGATGGTTTCTGACAACCTCCCGTCCTCCTTTCCCAGGTACGAGGGGTGCTGGTTGAGGGCGGGGGGCAGGATGGGCCTCCCACCGCCCCCAGGCACGGCCAGGTGGTGTTTCCCCCACCTCTAAGTgctcctgctccccacagcacGTCACCAATGCTCTCGCCGTCCCTGGTCATGGACCCCGCGCTGTCCCACGACCCAAACCTTGCCTTCAGGAACCCTTTGTAAGACCCTGATGCGGCCGGAGAGgggcaccctgccctgccccccccttctcccaaCCCCCCTGGGGCGGGCAGACCCCGAGGGACCTTCCCCAGccaagcagtgctctgcactgCTGGTGCACCCTACAAGGccacccaccccagcccccccatgCCCTGGGGCTGTGAAGCACCCTGGGGGCAGAGAGGGGTACCCCATGGCCTACGCCAGCCCCCTCCTTGTTCTTTGCCCCCCAGGCCCTTCATGCCCAACCAGTACATGTCCGGGGAGGCCTCGCAGCTGCTGTCTGGGGGCCCCTCGCCGGAGCCACGGGACGAGGAGATGCCCGAGCTGGCCCCATTCACGCTGATGCAGAACTCCCCAAGGTGGTAAGCATGGGGGGGTCagcaggggagctggggggggggctgccccaaaTCACcctgctgcctctctccccAGGATGCCACCCAGTATGGACCTGCCGCCCAGCTCGGACTTCGACCAGTTCCTGCAGGAGATGTCCGTGGAGGGCCCTGCGTTGTGCCCCCCCTTCATGCCCCCCCTGCAGCGCAGTGGGTACCCCAGCCCCAACGCCTCTTGCTGGGGACTGGGGGAGTCACGGTGGGACGACAGCGTCCGGCCAGGGCACGCGTGAGGAGGCtgcggggctgctgggggaggcgTCGGACTgtgacaccacccccccccccccagccttgaCTGGGTTCCTGGACTTGATACAAATTGTGCTGGGATGGAAACtctggcaggggagggggggggattttCCAGGGTGGGGGTAGCACTTTGGGGTGACACCCTTGCCCCCTCTTGTGTATATGCTGCACTTTGGAGTACAGACCTGCTGCCGGGGTCCAcaggcccggggggggggggtgcggatGGGTGGGGGGTGCAGGTGCCTCGACTTGCGTGGGGGGTGCCTGCAGCCGAACGGGTGCCCCCAGCCCACGCCGCTGGGCTCAGCCCCCGCAGGGGCCAGGATGAGTCAGCTgcgggggcaggaggcagcagcggGAAACACGCTGTGGGGGACGTGCCAGCCCGGTGCACAACAAGGGCCCCCCCGGCTGGGCGGGGGGATGCTGGGACCCCCTGCACTGGTCCAGAGCGGGGCCAGACCCCTTGCACCCTCGCAGTCGGCGCTTGCTTTGGGGTTTGTGAGCTGTCCCCCCGTCGTCCCCGCccccagcctggagcagggctgtggcagggagagggagccTGGCGGCAGGAAGATAAGccataaaataaagttttattccaaaataacaaaataaataatctacTGTACACGTTACAAAGGAAGAATTGCTAACGCTCTAAAAAGACACCACACAGTCCTAGGGGGCTGGGGGACCCCGGGGCTGGGCACGGCTCGCGGAaagggggcaggagggacccccagggcccgggggatgtggggggggcagcaccgCCCCAGCGCCCGTCAAACACCGCCTGCTtcgtgctggggggggtgtggggtgcaCGCGTGTGACACCCCACAGCACAGGGACCACGCGCGGCAGTGCACGCAggtaatgggggggggggcgggtgcAGAGGGGTGCGGGGGTgcgtgcggggggggggggtgtgcaccGTCGCTGGTGCCGAGCTGTGGTTGCTGCGGGGGGGTATTTACAGCCGAAACGCTGCAACGCggtgctgcggggggggggggggcgcaatGCGCGTGCACGGTGCGCTCGCACGTGCgtgctgcggggagggggggtggcgGCTGGAGCGTGGGCGCTGCGGGGGCGTGCGCGGGGCTGCGCCGTGTGCCCGGCGTGGGTGGCGGCGCTGACGCGGGAGCACCCGGTGCTGCACGCGGCTCGTGTGCCGGTGGCGAAGCGCCTGTCGGTGACGGgcccgggagggggggggcgggcaggacGGGCTGTACAGCGGGTTGGACTCCATCGAGGGCttcccagccccgggggggggggggacagagCCCGGCAGGCCGAGGGTATTGCTGCTGCGGGGAGGCGCATCCCGCCGCGGCTGAGGTAACCAGAGCGTCGGTGCGGgaggggcagggcggggggggggctgtggccCAGCCCTCACCGGCTCCCCGCGTCCGGAGCGCCGCCGGCACCCGTCCCCCAGCACGTTATTGCTTTGTtaatggggggagggggggagggagggggctgcgggggcctCACTGCCGGCTGGTCTCCTGCTCCACCTTGATGGTGCCGCGAGGGGGCTCCGGGGGGGCCGGAGCACCCCGTTCTGCCAGCCCGTCCTCAAACTCTGTGGGGAGAGCGGGGAGAGGGCGTCAGGGCGCTGCTTCTGCAGGGAGAAGGCAGCCGAACCACCCGGACCCGCCCTGCCCGCGGCAAACCCCCCCCTCCGGCTCTGCGGGGGCTCACCTGGTCCCGGGGGTTTCCCCGGCAGGAGGGGGCTGAGCCGCCCCACACGCTCGTGGGAGACCAGGCGGGCCAGGCGCAGCCCCTCGTCCATCAGCGTCTGCTGGAGGATGTGGCGGCTCCAGAGCCCGTGGGGGGGGAGACCGAGGGGCACGTCGGGGGCCGCGCCGGGCGGTGGCGTCAGCCGGGGACAGGCCCCCGCCGCTGCGGAGAGAAGGGCGAGAGTCAGcgccgaggggctgggggggggggggggggcgacgGCCACCACCTGCCCACAGGACCCCCGAGAAGGGAAGGGGCCCCCACTCACCCTGCAAGTGGCCGTCGAGGCTCTCCCCGGAGAGGCTGGCTGCATCCTCCTCCAGGCTGGCTCGGTACGCGGCCCCGGGGGGCTCCGGCCCCACTGACAgcggcagcagctctgggcggctctgctctcctgcctgccaggagcGTGTGCGTGAGCACAGGGCCCCGCGGACgggccccatcctgccagggggCTCCACACTGCCCGTCCCAGGATGCCCACGGCTGCGCACACAGCACCAGCCGTGTGGCCACCGCCCCAGAGCCCCTTGCTGCCTGCCTGAGCCAGCGTGGGCAGCCCCGGGCACGCTGCACCATCCCGCCGGCGTGTGGGTGAGTGCCTGCCCACGCTCACAGGTGTGCACACCTGCGTGCGGGTGTGTGCttccccccctgcacccctgggtGTGCACCCACCTCCTGCTTGAGCCTCTTGGCCACGGTGGCTCCACTCTCCTCTGGATGTGCCCTGCGCGGGGGGAGAAGAAGGGGCCGTGTCAGGCGTGGGGGTGGCCACGCAGAGGCCCCACGACAGGCATTCCTGTCCGGCCTCCTGGCATGCTGCGGGCAGCGCCAGCCACAGCGGCGGGCGTGGGCGGCCGCCCGGGCAGGGCGGTGCCGTGGGACGGCGCGGATCGGGGCTTTGGCACAGATGGAGCCGGGGGTGGCAAAAGGGGGGAGCAGCTGGAGAGCGAAGGGAAAAGGCAGCCTGGCCGTGGCAGCTGGCAcctggggaaggggacaagggatggggcatccccagcagcgttCCCGCCAGCACCAGGCATCCCCCCCTCAGTGCCTGGCATCCCAGCCAGCCTCTCCACCTCCCGCACCTCTGAGGTCAGGCAGAAAACAGCCCACGCGAGGGAAAGGGGGACTTGGGGCCGCAGGGTCCCATCCTGAAGCGCTGGGTTGTAGTGCAGCTCGAGAGGGTGATGgtcagggcccccccccccagcctatgaaggggtttgCCAGGTCCAGGCTCACCTGGCAACCTTGAGCGAGGACAGGTAGGTGCTCTCCCGCGCAACCTGCCG
This window contains:
- the STAT6 gene encoding signal transducer and activator of transcription 6 isoform X1; the encoded protein is MSLWSIVSHMPPEEFSGLFTEFPRSLRCLLADWLENQPWEFINGSDAFCTSVASGMLSAMLEKLRSAASSDGQQCQILQQVSSVENTYRRDPLRLVAVLKAILEGEKAAVLKRDRHLPLSFHRRQEELKFSLGLQRLQHRVHEIQALRDSSAASPQLNMRDSQLKTEGKPPESELPTLILEAMKELEVAKQQVLKRIQIWKRQQQLAGNGALFEENLAPLQKRCESLVEVYFQLHQQVMAASAELGAELLPRLLERFNEVLSSLVKSSFLVEKQPPQVLKTQTKFQASVRFLLGPQLLKASAKPYMVRADMVTEKQARELALSAYSNALSESTGEIMHNVVALETNPTSGTCCANFKNVLLKKIKRCERKGSESVTEEKCAVLFSTTVALTPSNLSVHLQVLSLPIVVIVHGNQDNNAKATVLWDNAFSEIDRVPFVVAERVPWEKMCDTLNLKFMAEVQTTKGLLKEHYFFLAQKIFNDHSASLEDFQSRSVSWAQFNKEILPGRGFTFWQWFDGVLDLTKRCLKSYWSDRLIIGFISKQYVCKLLSTEPDGTFLLRFSDSEIGGVTIAHVIRGKDGSSQVENIQPFSAKDLSIRSLGDRIRDLGQLRNLYPNTPKDQAFGSHYNKEQTGKDGRGYVSTAIKMTVESERDQQPQNAAGGSPEASQAQMFSLPVLQPELHPESLQSVLSPICPPAPFCPQPVPTGYPTGESNINMMVSDNLPSSFPSTSPMLSPSLVMDPALSHDPNLAFRNPLPFMPNQYMSGEASQLLSGGPSPEPRDEEMPELAPFTLMQNSPRWMPPSMDLPPSSDFDQFLQEMSVEGPALCPPFMPPLQRSGYPSPNASCWGLGESRWDDSVRPGHA
- the STAT6 gene encoding signal transducer and activator of transcription 6 isoform X2, which produces MRDSQLKTEGKPPESELPTLILEAMKELEVAKQQVLKRIQIWKRQQQLAGNGALFEENLAPLQKRCESLVEVYFQLHQQVMAASAELGAELLPRLLERFNEVLSSLVKSSFLVEKQPPQVLKTQTKFQASVRFLLGPQLLKASAKPYMVRADMVTEKQARELALSAYSNALSESTGEIMHNVVALETNPTSGTCCANFKNVLLKKIKRCERKGSESVTEEKCAVLFSTTVALTPSNLSVHLQVLSLPIVVIVHGNQDNNAKATVLWDNAFSEIDRVPFVVAERVPWEKMCDTLNLKFMAEVQTTKGLLKEHYFFLAQKIFNDHSASLEDFQSRSVSWAQFNKEILPGRGFTFWQWFDGVLDLTKRCLKSYWSDRLIIGFISKQYVCKLLSTEPDGTFLLRFSDSEIGGVTIAHVIRGKDGSSQVENIQPFSAKDLSIRSLGDRIRDLGQLRNLYPNTPKDQAFGSHYNKEQTGKDGRGYVSTAIKMTVESERDQQPQNAAGGSPEASQAQMFSLPVLQPELHPESLQSVLSPICPPAPFCPQPVPTGYPTGESNINMMVSDNLPSSFPSTSPMLSPSLVMDPALSHDPNLAFRNPLPFMPNQYMSGEASQLLSGGPSPEPRDEEMPELAPFTLMQNSPRWMPPSMDLPPSSDFDQFLQEMSVEGPALCPPFMPPLQRSGYPSPNASCWGLGESRWDDSVRPGHA